Proteins from a single region of Phycisphaeraceae bacterium D3-23:
- a CDS encoding phospholipid carrier-dependent glycosyltransferase produces MPHATYHLEETDEPGTAAPEPVRKPNPKPTPPPRPEIEPPPARVRRPRVRRDVGTAWLILLGLLLVAAIPLLIDLSRPGQFTHDEERAVGTAIETWQRRQDFKGSDEALEPWVPVDLGRLRYDQPPGAAWLHVVAISLGQGQPVNNSAQTDVRRATVLMTLLLIGSVFWAGHNIGGLLTGALSALIAMTMPALLFFGRIAVPDVPIAAWSALAMAAALWAMRPLRRNPSLLRQFLGWLVCGAALGAVMLTGGPIAVPIAAIPILVIAMLCPYRVGHTLGLLASVAVAALVVTPWAIYVHESTPDGWQHWLSTLSPRAGGTTLLGYLVTVLWRTLAMTVLTGVWIVWIIPALLLAFSPSTGEPRRRLLLGTAWMISAGVLLAFAPGPARYGALLGVIAPASLALGQLMRHFHNLSGEGRHAHLWTSCKWVAIGLTALLSLALPILGWLGQDLPDWWPAFSSTGAPLFASMHIGYWLGLAAVLGLLAALAARFAIANHPGRAVAAWAGWTLAAAAVLAIPLARGPALNTPATAALPASATP; encoded by the coding sequence ATGCCCCACGCGACTTACCATCTCGAAGAGACTGATGAGCCCGGTACCGCCGCGCCCGAACCTGTGCGCAAGCCCAACCCCAAGCCGACACCGCCTCCGCGTCCGGAGATCGAGCCCCCGCCGGCCCGCGTCCGTCGGCCGCGGGTGCGGCGCGATGTCGGCACGGCCTGGCTCATCCTCCTGGGCCTCCTCCTGGTCGCCGCGATCCCGCTGCTCATCGACCTCAGCCGGCCAGGCCAATTCACCCACGACGAAGAACGCGCGGTCGGCACCGCCATCGAGACCTGGCAACGCCGGCAAGACTTCAAAGGCAGCGACGAGGCGCTCGAGCCCTGGGTCCCCGTCGACCTGGGTCGCCTGCGCTACGACCAGCCGCCGGGCGCGGCCTGGCTCCACGTCGTTGCGATCTCGCTAGGCCAGGGCCAGCCCGTCAACAACTCGGCGCAGACCGATGTCCGCCGCGCGACGGTGCTCATGACGCTGCTGTTGATCGGCTCGGTCTTCTGGGCCGGGCACAATATCGGCGGGCTGCTTACCGGCGCGCTCAGCGCGCTGATCGCGATGACGATGCCCGCGCTGTTGTTCTTCGGGCGTATCGCCGTGCCCGACGTGCCGATCGCGGCATGGTCGGCCCTGGCGATGGCGGCCGCGCTGTGGGCGATGCGCCCACTGCGGCGCAACCCGTCGCTGCTGCGCCAGTTCCTCGGCTGGCTCGTGTGCGGCGCGGCCCTGGGCGCCGTGATGCTCACCGGCGGGCCGATCGCCGTGCCCATCGCCGCCATCCCCATCCTCGTCATCGCGATGCTGTGCCCGTACCGCGTGGGCCACACGCTCGGGCTGCTCGCGTCCGTCGCTGTCGCCGCCCTCGTCGTTACGCCCTGGGCCATCTACGTCCACGAATCAACACCCGACGGCTGGCAGCACTGGCTCTCCACCCTCTCGCCCCGCGCGGGCGGAACGACCCTGCTCGGCTACCTCGTCACCGTCCTCTGGCGCACCCTCGCGATGACCGTGCTCACCGGCGTGTGGATCGTCTGGATCATCCCCGCCCTCCTCCTCGCCTTCAGCCCGTCGACCGGCGAGCCGCGACGCCGACTCCTGCTGGGCACCGCGTGGATGATCTCCGCCGGCGTCCTGCTCGCGTTCGCGCCGGGCCCGGCCCGGTACGGCGCGTTGCTCGGCGTCATCGCACCCGCCTCCCTCGCGCTGGGGCAGCTCATGCGGCACTTCCACAACCTCTCGGGCGAGGGCCGACACGCACACCTCTGGACTTCCTGCAAGTGGGTCGCCATCGGGCTCACCGCCCTGCTCTCGCTCGCGCTGCCGATCCTCGGCTGGCTGGGGCAAGACCTCCCCGACTGGTGGCCCGCCTTCTCATCGACCGGCGCGCCGCTGTTCGCGTCCATGCACATCGGCTACTGGCTCGGGCTCGCGGCGGTCCTGGGCCTGCTCGCCGCGCTCGCCGCACGCTTCGCCATCGCCAACCACCCGGGCCGCGCCGTCGCCGCTTGGGCCGGCTGGACCCTCGCCGCCGCCGCCGTCCTTGCCATCCCCCTCGCACGCGGCCCCGCACTCAACACCCCCGCCACCGCTGCACTGCCCGCGTCGGCAACGCCCTAG
- the thiE gene encoding thiamine phosphate synthase, which yields MPPTLRILDANANRAREALRVMEEAARFILDHSELAGQLKALRHDLADALRPLPNLLYHRDTPGDVGTTITATSEGQRDNATQVASAAGKRLTEALRAIEEYGKLHREIPGAAQLPERIEQLRYRAYELELALGRAMGTGEAKQWRLCLLLTEALCKPRPWQDVLDAALRGGADCVQVREKRMDAGPLRERVAAIVQQAKGRASVIVNDRPDIALATGAHGVHLGQTDLSPRDVRKLAGHQLVIGVSTSSLDQARRARDDGADYCGVGPMFHTKTKHKDTLAGPEYLRAYLKWNRLPHLAIGGINTTNTDTLRRLGCQGVAISSAICAAEDPYATTRAIITHLPGPIASHV from the coding sequence ATGCCCCCCACCCTGCGCATCCTCGACGCCAATGCCAACCGCGCGCGCGAAGCGCTGCGGGTGATGGAGGAGGCCGCGCGTTTTATCCTCGACCACAGTGAATTGGCCGGGCAGCTCAAAGCCCTGCGGCACGACCTGGCCGACGCACTTAGGCCCCTGCCCAACCTGCTCTACCACCGCGATACGCCGGGCGATGTCGGCACAACGATCACCGCCACGAGCGAAGGCCAGCGCGACAACGCGACGCAGGTCGCCTCCGCCGCAGGCAAACGCCTGACCGAAGCGCTCCGCGCGATCGAGGAGTATGGCAAGCTGCACCGCGAGATTCCCGGCGCCGCGCAGCTCCCCGAGCGCATTGAGCAGCTGCGCTACCGGGCGTACGAGTTGGAGCTTGCGCTGGGCCGGGCGATGGGGACGGGCGAGGCCAAACAGTGGCGGCTTTGTCTGCTGCTCACCGAGGCGTTGTGCAAGCCCCGGCCGTGGCAGGACGTGCTCGACGCGGCGCTGCGTGGCGGGGCCGACTGTGTGCAGGTGCGCGAGAAGCGGATGGACGCGGGCCCGCTGCGCGAGCGCGTCGCCGCGATTGTGCAGCAGGCCAAGGGCCGGGCCTCCGTCATCGTCAACGACCGCCCGGACATCGCGCTGGCCACCGGCGCGCACGGCGTCCACCTGGGCCAGACCGACCTCTCCCCACGCGATGTCCGCAAGCTCGCGGGCCACCAGCTCGTCATCGGCGTGAGTACCTCGTCGCTGGACCAGGCCCGCCGAGCCCGCGACGACGGCGCGGACTACTGCGGTGTGGGCCCGATGTTCCACACCAAGACCAAGCACAAAGACACCCTCGCCGGCCCCGAATACCTCCGCGCCTACCTCAAGTGGAACCGCCTGCCCCACCTCGCCATCGGCGGCATCAATACCACGAACACCGACACACTGCGCCGGCTCGGCTGCCAGGGCGTCGCCATCAGCAGCGCGATCTGCGCCGCCGAGGACCCCTACGCCACGACCCGCGCGATCATCACGCACCTGCCCGGGCCGATCGCGTCGCACGTGTAG
- the rimO gene encoding 30S ribosomal protein S12 methylthiotransferase RimO, whose translation MTASGTPTAPSNHDVNTVAFVSLGCPKNLVDSEKMLGLLAEDGITPVPSDLMDEGEADAVVINTCGFLEASKIESIEEINHAAELKKQGKVKRVVVAGCLVQRHKAKMLEWCPDIDAMIGVFDRDRITTAVRGADSTGVAASAAMRETSIELPVYSSIASNATIAKQHRAIEGGNELGYFEADNARLRLTPRHYAYLRISEGCNQGCAFCTIPSIRGRMRSKPVPRILEEAAELFQDGAFELSLIGQDTTSFGEDTGYTAGLAGMLTELDTLAKQHGGGWLRLMYAYPSCFTDEMIDTIAALPHVLPYIDMPLQHINGEVLDNMRRKTSRSLIETLLQKLRDRIPGMTIRTTFISGYPGETDAQHDELVKFVRNFGFENMGVFPYSPEPGTKAAASFNKGGAIPDDVIDARIDELMRTQQEVVFARNANLAATGAEFDVLIDTPHTPHPDDHAAHEIDTPQAVPEQSEGADRAPSTFRYTGRTYQQAPDIDAVTFVETQQQLVPGELVRCRITGHADYDLVAAPLEDLNTDIRLPLA comes from the coding sequence ATGACCGCCTCCGGAACACCTACCGCGCCGAGCAATCACGACGTCAACACCGTCGCGTTTGTCTCGTTGGGCTGCCCGAAGAACCTCGTCGATTCCGAGAAGATGCTCGGGCTGCTCGCGGAGGACGGGATCACGCCCGTGCCCAGCGACCTGATGGACGAGGGCGAGGCCGACGCGGTCGTCATCAACACCTGCGGGTTCCTTGAGGCGTCCAAGATCGAGTCGATCGAAGAGATCAACCACGCCGCCGAGCTCAAGAAACAGGGCAAGGTCAAGCGTGTCGTCGTCGCGGGCTGCCTCGTGCAGCGCCACAAAGCCAAGATGCTCGAGTGGTGCCCCGACATCGACGCCATGATCGGCGTCTTCGACCGCGACCGCATCACCACCGCCGTGCGCGGTGCGGACTCGACCGGCGTGGCGGCTTCAGCCGCCATGCGCGAGACCTCCATCGAACTCCCCGTCTACTCCTCCATCGCCTCCAACGCCACCATCGCCAAGCAGCACCGCGCGATCGAAGGCGGCAACGAGCTGGGCTACTTCGAAGCCGACAACGCCCGACTCCGCCTCACCCCGCGCCACTACGCCTACCTCCGCATCTCCGAGGGCTGCAACCAGGGCTGCGCGTTCTGCACCATCCCCAGCATCCGCGGCCGCATGCGTTCCAAACCCGTCCCGCGCATCCTCGAAGAAGCGGCCGAGCTGTTTCAAGACGGCGCGTTCGAGCTGTCGCTCATCGGCCAGGACACCACAAGTTTTGGCGAAGACACGGGCTACACCGCCGGGCTCGCGGGCATGCTCACCGAACTCGACACGCTCGCCAAGCAGCACGGCGGCGGCTGGCTGCGCTTGATGTATGCGTATCCATCCTGTTTTACGGATGAAATGATCGACACCATCGCCGCGCTCCCGCACGTGCTGCCCTACATCGACATGCCGCTGCAGCACATCAATGGCGAAGTCCTCGACAACATGCGGCGAAAGACCAGCCGATCGCTCATCGAAACCCTGCTCCAAAAACTCCGCGACCGCATCCCGGGCATGACCATCCGCACGACCTTCATCTCCGGCTACCCCGGAGAAACCGACGCGCAGCACGACGAGCTTGTGAAGTTCGTCCGCAACTTCGGCTTCGAGAACATGGGCGTGTTCCCCTATTCCCCCGAGCCGGGCACGAAAGCCGCCGCGTCGTTCAACAAGGGAGGCGCGATCCCCGATGATGTGATCGACGCCCGGATCGACGAGCTGATGCGCACGCAGCAGGAAGTCGTCTTCGCCCGCAACGCCAACCTCGCCGCGACAGGCGCAGAGTTCGACGTCCTGATCGACACGCCCCACACCCCCCACCCCGACGACCACGCCGCACACGAAATCGACACGCCCCAAGCCGTACCTGAGCAGAGCGAAGGTGCGGATCGCGCCCCAAGCACCTTCCGCTACACCGGCCGCACCTACCAACAGGCCCCCGACATCGACGCCGTCACCTTTGTCGAAACCCAACAACAGCTCGTCCCCGGCGAACTCGTCCGCTGCCGCATCACGGGCCACGCCGACTACGACCTGGTCGCCGCGCCTCTCGAAGACCTCAATACCGATATCCGCCTCCCACTGGCGTGA
- a CDS encoding DUF4394 domain-containing protein, with amino-acid sequence MHKSALIAAAAATLVGGHAAAEQILGLTTQNSITEFDSATPGDSVAGGFVTGLVDQNEFLLAIDYRAATQEVYVLSSTNNVYTLDTTSYAATLVGNLTDTNPGFALAGTSFAFDFNPAFTGGEFARIISDTDNNRVVSGDTGQYLGAVEKTPVFYNTGDANEGVNPNIAGIAYTNSFGVPATTQQYGIDATLGVLVTVANNAGTLDTVGSLGVSGLTNELGLDISGATGTAYATLQNGPNSALYTIDLATGSATFVGNITSQDLVRDLTVIPIPEPGSLALLGLGGLALLRRRR; translated from the coding sequence ATGCACAAGTCCGCACTCATCGCCGCCGCCGCCGCAACACTCGTCGGGGGCCACGCCGCCGCCGAGCAGATCCTCGGCCTGACCACCCAGAACAGCATCACCGAGTTCGATTCCGCGACGCCCGGCGACTCGGTCGCCGGCGGTTTCGTGACCGGGCTCGTCGACCAGAACGAGTTCCTGCTCGCGATCGACTACCGCGCCGCGACCCAAGAGGTCTACGTGCTGAGCAGCACGAACAACGTCTACACCCTGGACACGACGTCCTACGCGGCGACGCTCGTGGGCAACCTGACCGACACGAACCCTGGCTTCGCGTTGGCCGGCACCAGCTTCGCCTTCGACTTCAACCCCGCGTTCACGGGCGGTGAGTTCGCACGCATCATCAGCGACACCGACAACAACCGCGTCGTCAGCGGCGACACCGGCCAATACCTCGGCGCGGTCGAGAAGACCCCCGTCTTCTACAACACGGGCGACGCCAACGAAGGGGTCAACCCCAACATCGCAGGCATCGCCTATACCAACAGCTTTGGCGTCCCGGCCACGACCCAGCAGTACGGCATCGACGCCACGCTCGGTGTCCTGGTCACCGTCGCCAACAACGCCGGCACGCTCGACACCGTCGGCTCGCTCGGTGTCTCGGGCCTCACCAACGAACTGGGCCTCGACATCTCCGGCGCGACCGGCACCGCTTACGCCACACTGCAGAACGGACCCAACTCCGCGCTCTACACCATCGACCTGGCCACCGGCAGCGCGACGTTCGTCGGCAACATCACCAGCCAAGACCTCGTCCGCGACCTCACGGTCATCCCCATCCCCGAGCCCGGCTCGCTCGCTTTGCTCGGCCTCGGCGGTCTGGCGTTGCTCCGCCGCCGACGCTAA
- a CDS encoding thiamine pyrophosphate-dependent enzyme, whose protein sequence is MATTQRASKTIDKLALLELMYLSREGDRREGILLRQSKGWFQVAGMGHECLATIASLLEPDDYLFPYYRDRAMVLARGVTNMELAKAYFAKRDSSSAGRQMPGHYSSRKKNVWSVPTPTGGNLLPGCGVAWGMQLEGKDGVVVATIGDAATRQGEFYEAVVFAVERKLPVIFMIEDNHYGISTNTDRFNPFNLDIFLDTGGLKHINARSVDVLTEVGSRAIAKARAGEGPSVLVCDLDRLCSHTSSDDHRVYRPAAEIERMSERDPITLLADELIEKGELTADFWDRKKKEIEEQVDREYREAEDAADPDAAHLMDELLGPAPTPDPVELKADERWRMVDAVNQTLMAGLNDDRRRVCFGEDIEDPKGGVFGLTSGLSTAHPDRVFNSPLAEATIAGVACGLASYGMRPVFELQFVDFVGPAWNQISQNWATLRWRTHGNWTCPIVLYAPYGAYLPGGSLWHSQANESSFAHIPGLRVVVPSTPEDASGLLWTAMHAEDPTIVLLPKHLIRQPAPMPDAAQAVPFGQARLRQEGSDLTLVCWGNCVEVAEQALDKIGEDVSVEMIDLRSIQPWDKETIAKSLAKTGRLVVVQEDGESCSVGQMIVSTLTSDTESFYQLLSAPRLVSKPDVHIGYNPIYEYAALPSAEDVVDAVNACMKD, encoded by the coding sequence ATGGCCACCACCCAACGCGCCTCAAAGACGATCGATAAGCTCGCGCTGCTGGAACTTATGTACCTCTCGCGCGAGGGCGACCGACGCGAGGGCATCCTGCTGCGTCAGAGCAAGGGCTGGTTCCAGGTCGCGGGGATGGGCCACGAGTGCCTGGCCACGATCGCGTCGCTGCTCGAGCCCGACGACTACCTCTTCCCGTACTACCGCGACCGCGCGATGGTGCTGGCGCGTGGCGTCACGAACATGGAACTCGCCAAGGCCTACTTCGCCAAGCGCGATTCCTCCAGCGCGGGCCGGCAGATGCCGGGCCACTACTCGTCGCGCAAGAAAAATGTCTGGTCCGTGCCCACGCCGACCGGCGGCAACCTCCTGCCCGGCTGCGGGGTCGCGTGGGGCATGCAGCTCGAAGGCAAGGACGGCGTCGTCGTCGCGACCATCGGCGACGCCGCGACACGCCAGGGCGAGTTCTACGAGGCCGTCGTCTTCGCCGTCGAACGCAAGCTGCCCGTCATCTTCATGATCGAAGACAACCACTACGGCATCAGCACCAACACCGACCGCTTCAACCCGTTCAATCTCGACATCTTCCTCGACACCGGCGGGCTCAAGCACATCAACGCCCGCAGCGTCGACGTCCTCACCGAGGTCGGCAGCCGCGCGATCGCCAAGGCCCGCGCGGGCGAAGGCCCCTCCGTCCTCGTCTGCGACCTCGATCGGCTGTGCAGCCACACGTCCAGCGATGACCACCGCGTGTACCGCCCGGCCGCAGAGATCGAGCGTATGAGCGAACGCGACCCGATCACCCTGCTCGCCGACGAGCTGATCGAGAAGGGCGAGCTCACCGCCGACTTCTGGGACCGCAAGAAGAAGGAGATCGAGGAGCAGGTCGACCGCGAGTACCGTGAGGCAGAAGACGCCGCCGACCCTGACGCGGCGCACCTGATGGACGAGCTGCTGGGCCCCGCGCCGACGCCCGACCCCGTCGAGCTCAAAGCGGACGAGCGCTGGCGCATGGTCGATGCGGTGAACCAGACCCTCATGGCCGGCCTCAACGACGACCGCCGGCGCGTCTGTTTTGGCGAAGATATCGAAGACCCCAAGGGCGGCGTGTTCGGATTGACCAGTGGTCTCTCCACGGCGCACCCCGACCGCGTGTTCAACTCCCCGCTCGCCGAGGCCACCATCGCAGGCGTCGCCTGCGGCCTGGCGAGCTACGGCATGCGGCCTGTCTTCGAGCTCCAGTTCGTCGACTTCGTCGGCCCCGCGTGGAACCAGATCTCACAAAACTGGGCCACCCTCCGCTGGCGCACGCACGGCAACTGGACCTGCCCCATCGTCCTCTACGCCCCCTACGGCGCATACCTCCCGGGCGGATCGCTCTGGCACAGCCAGGCCAACGAGTCCTCCTTCGCCCACATCCCCGGCCTCCGCGTCGTCGTGCCCAGCACCCCCGAGGACGCGTCGGGCCTCCTGTGGACCGCGATGCATGCCGAGGACCCGACGATCGTCCTGCTGCCCAAGCACCTGATCCGCCAGCCCGCGCCGATGCCCGACGCCGCACAGGCCGTACCCTTCGGCCAAGCGCGCCTCCGGCAGGAAGGCAGCGACCTCACGCTCGTCTGCTGGGGCAACTGTGTCGAAGTCGCCGAGCAAGCGCTCGACAAGATCGGTGAGGACGTGTCGGTCGAGATGATCGACCTGCGCTCGATCCAGCCGTGGGACAAAGAGACGATCGCCAAGTCGCTCGCGAAGACGGGCCGGCTCGTCGTCGTGCAGGAAGACGGCGAGTCGTGCAGCGTCGGACAGATGATAGTTAGCACCCTGACCAGCGACACCGAGAGCTTCTATCAACTGCTCAGCGCGCCGCGCCTGGTGAGTAAGCCCGATGTCCACATCGGCTACAACCCGATTTATGAGTACGCCGCGCTGCCGTCGGCCGAGGACGTGGTCGACGCCGTCAACGCCTGCATGAAGGACTGA
- the rho gene encoding transcription termination factor Rho — MSPDKTDPTAATTSDAPADEAKPKRKRKVKTTKRKKTTKATKAKADAAVDTGDNGQAKAKDNADKPKKKKKTAKAKPDAKPAADDAYLGDTVSKANGNVAEPAKPKHDPGDANGNANTAHDNNSGGANNNSDNNGEGESKSKRRRRSRRRRKKNGGNPDGGGQPNDNTQSNNPQGGSQPKKQQKQHEQLPPEIVTGIYEQGPKSDGRLRQLKDTFLSYPTDPVVPGHLVERFDLRPGVMIECALGKPFGGGNQGNNQQRSKKKKKQKYFAIDPKARRVGDIIQVEGMDPADYPKTPKFEDLTTIMPEPRLKLEYPGCPPACRLIDLFCPIGYGTRGMIVSPPKAGKTTLLQNIAFAIRHNHPEVEVIALLVDERPEEVTDFRRNVPCTVWASSNDHPPERHCGLAMAAIEHCKRQAEQGKDVVVLMDSLTRVGRAFNTCPGMASTGRTLSGGLDAGALAVPKQLFGAARKFEEGGTLTIIATALVDTGSRGDQVIFEEFKGTGNMELILDRKIAEQRLFPAIDLAASGTRNEDKLITNAEELETVNALRRRLLNMNPVQQIDQLLRALKRFETNDELVGNPQSPGAANRM; from the coding sequence ATGAGCCCAGACAAGACGGACCCGACCGCCGCCACGACCTCGGACGCGCCTGCGGACGAAGCCAAGCCCAAGCGGAAACGCAAGGTCAAGACCACCAAGCGTAAGAAGACGACCAAAGCCACAAAGGCCAAGGCCGACGCGGCGGTCGATACAGGCGACAACGGCCAGGCCAAGGCCAAGGACAATGCCGACAAGCCCAAGAAGAAGAAAAAAACCGCCAAGGCCAAGCCCGACGCCAAGCCCGCCGCCGACGACGCCTACCTCGGCGACACGGTCTCCAAGGCCAACGGCAACGTCGCCGAACCTGCCAAGCCCAAGCACGACCCCGGCGATGCGAATGGCAACGCCAACACCGCCCATGACAACAATAGTGGTGGCGCGAACAACAACAGCGACAACAACGGCGAGGGCGAATCCAAATCCAAACGCCGACGCCGGTCGCGCCGACGCCGCAAGAAAAACGGCGGCAACCCCGATGGGGGCGGCCAACCTAACGACAACACGCAGTCCAACAACCCGCAAGGCGGCTCGCAGCCCAAGAAGCAGCAGAAGCAGCACGAACAGCTCCCGCCCGAGATCGTCACCGGCATCTACGAGCAGGGCCCCAAGTCCGACGGCCGACTGCGCCAGCTCAAAGATACCTTCCTCTCCTACCCCACCGACCCCGTCGTGCCCGGCCACCTCGTCGAGCGCTTCGACCTCCGCCCCGGCGTGATGATCGAGTGCGCGCTGGGCAAGCCGTTCGGCGGCGGCAACCAGGGCAACAATCAGCAACGCTCCAAGAAAAAGAAGAAGCAGAAGTACTTCGCCATCGACCCCAAGGCCCGCCGGGTCGGCGACATCATTCAGGTCGAGGGCATGGACCCGGCCGACTACCCCAAGACACCCAAGTTTGAAGACCTCACCACGATCATGCCCGAGCCCCGGCTCAAGCTCGAGTACCCGGGCTGCCCCCCGGCCTGCCGGCTGATCGACCTGTTCTGCCCGATCGGCTACGGCACACGCGGGATGATCGTCTCGCCCCCCAAGGCCGGCAAGACCACGCTGCTCCAGAACATCGCCTTCGCCATCCGGCACAACCACCCCGAGGTCGAAGTCATCGCACTCTTGGTCGACGAACGCCCCGAAGAAGTTACCGACTTCCGGCGAAACGTCCCCTGTACCGTGTGGGCGTCGAGCAACGACCACCCGCCCGAGCGGCACTGCGGTTTGGCGATGGCCGCGATCGAGCATTGCAAGCGGCAGGCCGAGCAGGGCAAGGACGTCGTCGTGCTGATGGACTCGCTGACCCGGGTCGGGCGTGCGTTCAACACGTGCCCCGGCATGGCGAGCACAGGCCGGACGCTGTCGGGCGGCCTCGACGCAGGCGCGCTCGCGGTGCCCAAGCAGCTCTTTGGCGCGGCACGCAAGTTCGAAGAGGGCGGCACGCTCACCATCATCGCCACCGCGCTGGTCGACACCGGCTCGCGCGGCGACCAGGTGATCTTCGAGGAGTTCAAGGGCACCGGCAACATGGAGCTCATCCTCGACCGCAAGATCGCCGAGCAGCGGCTGTTCCCCGCGATCGACCTCGCCGCATCCGGCACGCGCAACGAGGACAAGCTGATCACGAATGCCGAAGAGCTTGAGACCGTCAACGCCCTGCGCCGCCGATTGTTGAACATGAACCCGGTGCAGCAGATCGACCAGCTGCTCCGGGCGCTCAAGCGGTTCGAGACCAACGACGAGCTCGTGGGCAACCCGCAGTCGCCGGGGGCTGCGAACCGGATGTAG
- a CDS encoding HD domain-containing protein, with the protein MQANIATTDVLDAIKQQYLLDWQGVHGVRHWSRVMQNGLRIAEDNGADPIVVRLFALYHDACRTNDGHDPGHGARGAGLAQTHHGEHFTVTDDRLDLLIHACRHHTDGMTSDDPTVAACWDADRLDLPRVCVYPRPEFLSSATAKQHDTMRWAAEHATANTHADCLPTG; encoded by the coding sequence ATGCAAGCAAACATCGCCACCACCGACGTCCTCGACGCGATCAAACAACAGTACCTCCTCGACTGGCAGGGCGTCCACGGCGTCCGCCACTGGTCGCGCGTCATGCAGAACGGCCTGCGCATCGCCGAGGACAACGGCGCGGACCCAATCGTCGTCCGCCTCTTCGCGCTCTACCACGACGCCTGTCGAACCAACGACGGCCACGACCCCGGGCACGGCGCACGTGGCGCAGGGCTCGCGCAAACCCACCACGGCGAACACTTCACCGTCACCGACGACCGGCTCGACCTGCTGATCCACGCCTGCCGACACCATACCGACGGCATGACCAGCGACGATCCCACCGTCGCCGCCTGCTGGGACGCGGACCGCCTCGACCTGCCGCGCGTCTGCGTCTACCCCCGGCCCGAGTTTTTGAGCAGCGCTACCGCAAAGCAGCACGACACGATGCGCTGGGCCGCCGAACACGCGACCGCGAACACGCACGCCGACTGCCTGCCGACCGGCTAA
- a CDS encoding ZIP family metal transporter encodes MPLPALLAVYCLAIMGASLLGGWVPLRVKLTHNRLQIANSLIGGFMLGVALLHLLPHALLHAEPGPVTLWMTAGVLTMFILERVFHYHQHDIPSHPADDCDEDDPGHSHDHHHDCDHTHEDPATPHYDGKTPKLSWSGAAIGLILHSVIAGIGLGAAMKAEHGAIAWPGFAILLVIVLHKPFDSMTLLALVVKGGHSHRRAHVINALFALAVPFGAGLFIFGIASGAVEHSAVVSYAMGFAAGVFLCIALSDLLPELHFHRHDAGKLTACLVFGLALAWTINFYEMKNHDRVPAGVEPGHVNEDGSYDRDPDVYPPDGWHPHDHDRDGVVDH; translated from the coding sequence TTGCCCTTACCCGCCCTCCTCGCCGTCTACTGCTTGGCCATCATGGGTGCGTCCCTGCTGGGCGGCTGGGTGCCCCTCCGGGTCAAGCTGACGCACAACCGCCTGCAGATCGCTAACTCCCTTATCGGCGGGTTCATGCTCGGCGTCGCGCTGCTCCACCTCCTGCCCCACGCCCTGCTCCACGCCGAGCCCGGCCCCGTCACCCTCTGGATGACCGCCGGCGTGCTCACCATGTTCATCCTCGAACGCGTCTTCCACTACCACCAGCACGACATCCCCTCCCATCCCGCCGACGACTGCGACGAAGACGACCCCGGCCACAGCCACGACCACCACCACGACTGCGACCACACCCACGAAGACCCCGCCACCCCCCACTACGACGGCAAGACCCCCAAACTCTCGTGGAGCGGTGCCGCCATCGGGCTGATCCTGCACAGCGTCATCGCCGGCATCGGACTTGGCGCGGCGATGAAGGCCGAGCACGGCGCGATCGCCTGGCCCGGCTTTGCGATCCTGCTGGTCATCGTGCTGCACAAGCCCTTCGACTCGATGACGCTGCTCGCGCTGGTCGTCAAGGGCGGGCACTCGCACCGACGGGCCCATGTCATCAACGCGCTGTTCGCGCTTGCGGTGCCCTTCGGCGCGGGGCTCTTCATCTTCGGCATCGCGTCGGGCGCCGTCGAGCACAGCGCCGTCGTCAGCTACGCGATGGGCTTCGCCGCTGGCGTGTTCCTGTGCATCGCGCTCTCCGACCTGCTGCCCGAGCTGCACTTCCACCGACACGATGCGGGCAAGCTCACCGCCTGCCTCGTGTTCGGCCTGGCGCTGGCGTGGACCATCAACTTCTACGAGATGAAGAACCACGACCGCGTCCCGGCTGGGGTCGAACCCGGCCATGTCAACGAGGACGGCAGCTACGACCGCGACCCCGATGTCTATCCGCCCGACGGGTGGCACCCGCACGACCACGACCGCGATGGGGTGGTGGACCACTAA